The following nucleotide sequence is from Halorussus caseinilyticus.
GTCGTCTCCCCTCTCCGAGGAGGAGGCGGCCGACCTCTACGCCGCGACCCTGAAAGACACCATGCGGGCCGCCGAGCGGAGCGGCGGCGAACTGCTCGTGAACTATCGCGACGAGGAGTCGCTCCCCGACGAGTACGCGGGGACGACCGGCCAGAGCGCCGAGGCCGAAGTCCGCGCGCTCGCCGCCGATGCTCTGGAGGAACCCGACGAGACCCGCTTCGAGGTGCAGGTGGGTTCGACCTTCGCCGCGCGCGCCGGGAACACCGTGACCCACCTCCTCGAACAGGAGGACGCCCAATCGGTCGCGGTGGTGCCCGGCACCGCGCCGATGCTCACCCGGAAGGAAATCGACAGCGCCGCGATGAAACTCCGGCGCAACGAAGTCGTCCTCGGGCCGAGCGGCCGGGGCCGGGTCCACTACGCCGGGTTCACCGAGTCCATCGACTTCGAGGACGCCTACGCCACCCCCGAAGTCGAGACGCTGACGAACCGCGCGGGGGACGCGGGCCACGAAGTCGGCTTCCTGCCCGCGGCGACCCGCATCGAGACCGGCGCGGACCTGCTGTCGCTCGTCCCGGAGTTGAACGCGCGGGCGGCCGCCGGGCGCATCGTCCCGGAACACACCGCGACCCTGCTCCGAGAGTTCGGCCTGCGCGTCGAAGACGGCGAGGACGGGCCGACCCTGACGCGAGCGTAGGCGTCTCTCGCCGGGTATCGTCCGGACGAGACCGACAGTTCTTAGACGCCGGAGTTGGTAGAATCGACCGCGAGGTGGGATGGCAGAGCGGCCTATTGCGCCTGCCTTGAAAGCAGGTGGCGTCATGCCTCTTGGGTTCAAATCCCAATCCCACCGTACTTCTGGCGCGAGCAAGACGGCGAACACCTCGTGTGTTCGCCACTCCGCGAGCGCCTGATTCGGCGAGCGAGTTCCGTAGTTTTTGGTTTGAGAGTGGAAGATTGCGTCGGATAGGTCGCCGATTCGTGAACTGCGGCGAGGAAGCTAGCTACTGCCGACAAAAAGGAGTCACCGCAACCGCACGGCACCGCGACGGCCACGTCCTCCCCAACCGACTCCCTCGTTCCCTTCGGTCACTCAGTCGTCCCTCGGTAGAGCAAGCTCTGCCGGGCCTTCCGTCGCTTCGCTCCGGAGAGACCTCGCGCGGGCGCGGCGCACGAGAGCGCCGGGGGACAACCCGCGTCCCCCGAGCCGTCGGTCGCTCCGCTCCCGACGACGCCGCGCCCGCACGCGCCGGTAACGATTAATAATCGACCGAGAGACCTTCAGACCACGGAGAGCGCCCGGTCCAGCAGGTCGGCGTCGTAGCACTCCCGCGCTTGGGTCTCGCGGGCGTCGTGGACCGCTCGAACCGTCTCGACGGTGTTCTCGAAATTCTTCAGGGTCGCCTCGTCAACCATCTGGCCGTCGATGGATACCGCGCCGGTCCCCTCGTCTTTCGCCTCGTTGAAGGTCTCTATCTTCCGGACCGCCTCGCGGAGTTCCTCGTCGGTCGGGAGGTGGATGCGGTTTGCCTGTTCGGTCTGGTTGGGGTGGAGCGACCAACTGCCGTCGAGTCCGACGCGGGCCTCGCGTTCGACGTACTCGGCGTAGGCCTCGCCGTTGTAGAACGTGACACCCGCCCGCTCGCGGTAGAGTTTGTCGAAGGGACCGCCGATTGCCAGCAGGTCGTTCGCGCTGGCCTCGTTCGACATCGCCTCGTAGAGACCGGGCCACGCCGGACTGCCGCCCACGTCGCGGCCGCCCAACTCGGCGGCGTAGTCCACCGGGCCGAACACGAGCGCCGAGAGCCGCGAGTCCGCGCCGAACTGCGCGATTTCCCGGAGGTCAGACCGAGCGCGAGCAGTCTCCACGATTATCGCAAGCTCGATGTCGTGGCCCGACTCCTGCACTGCGGCCTCCACTGCGGTCTCGGCCGCCCGCACGTCGTCGAGTCGCCCGACCTTCGGGACGACCACGCCGTCGAGGTGGTCGCCGACCGACTCGGCGAGGGTCGCAATCTGGTCGCGGCCGCGTTCGCGGGTCGCCTCGTCGCCGTAGCCCCACTCGACGCGGGGCCAGATTTCGCCCGCGAAGTCGGGCGCGTACTCCGGCAGGAGGTCGCAGACGTTCTCCAGCGCCTCGGCTTTGCAGTCGGGGGCGGTGCCGTCTTCGAGGTCCGGCACCAGCCAATCGGGTGCCTGCCACCCCTCGGCGGTCAGGCCCGACAGGAGGTACTTCGCGCTGTCGTCGCGGGGGACGCCAGCGGGCGCGGTCTGGAACGTTCGGCAGAGTCGTGTGTTCGTCATTGGTTGTGGGGTCTCAGTTTCGCTTCCGAATCAGTGCGGTTCGGGTCCCGGAGTAGACCGGTTCGTCGCGCTGGTTGAACGCGACGTGTTCGAAGGTGACTTCGCCCGCGCCGTCTCGGTCGGTCTCCCGCGCGTCGAGCGCACGTGTGAAACCGTAAATCGTGTCGCCGACGGTCACGAAGTCGTGGAATCGCTCGTCGCCGCAGGCCACCTCGCGGGCCGTGCGCTCGTCCGAGCGCGCGTGCCCGAGAGCGATGGAGCGGGTCACGTCGCCGTAGGCGACGATTTCTCCCGACGGCGAGTCGGCCATCACGTCGCCGTTGTGGTGCTGTTTCGCGGTGTTGAGCGTCGAAAGCGGCAGTTGGGCGACCGTCGTGTCGTCTACCGTCCGGCCGCGTTCGTGGCGGTAGGCGACCGCGGCGTCCCGGCCCTCCGCGCGGTCGAGCGCCTCGCGGAAGTCCTCGAAGTGGCCGCCCTCGGGCGCGAGCAGTTCCTCGGGGAGGTCGGCGTCGGCAGACGCCGAGGACGCCTCGGCGTCTGCCGACTCGCTCTCGGTCGCGGTCCCGCCCTCGCCAGCGCCGTCGGTGGCGAGCGGTTCCCGGCGCGGAATCATGTTCGTCCGGGTGTACGACAGCAGGCGCTCGCCGGTCGCGGCGTCGTAGCCCGTGGTCTCCCACGTCACGATGCCGTAGGCCGGACGGGAACTCGACTCGGCCTTGCTCTCGACGACCGACTCCACGCGGAGTTCGGTGCCCGGTTCGACGCCCGGTCGGTGGTAGCGCAGGTCGTCGCGCCCGAGGAAGTAACCGCCCTTCTCGCTCAGGTCCTCGACGCTCGCGCCCATCACGCACGCCAGCAGGTAGTCGGGGTGGACCGGCACCTCGCCGAATCCGCGCTCTTCGGCGACCGAGGGCCGCCAGTACGCCGGGTCGTAGTTGAGCGTCTGCCCGGCCCAGAGTTCCGACCCGTGCCGCGAGAGTTCGAGACCCGGCGAATGTTCGATGGTCTCGCCCTCGGCGAAGTCCTCGAAGCAGTTGCCCTTCTGCTTGGTTTCCGCGCGATTCAGCGCCGCCGCGAACGTGTCCGAATCCGTCCAATCAGTCATCTGCAATCACCTGCGAGTTCCGTAGGTCGCGGCGCGCGAGCGCCCGCCGCATCTCGTTTTCCACTATCATGTACCCCTCGTCGAAGCCCATGCCGGGTTTCGCCAGCACCTGCGCGGCGTCGGTTGCGAGAGCGACGTGCGCACAGGTCCGGGCGGACTCGGCAGTCTCGTTGCAGGTCCCGCCGAGGTACGCGCGGGTGTCGGTCCCCTCGCAGTACCGGACCGCCTCGCCGCTCCGGTGGACGCCGCCGAGGTCGGGCGTCTTGACCTGCACCACGTCGGCCGCACCCGCGTCCACGAAAGCGCACACGTCCTCGAACGTGTTGCACCACTCGTCGGCCACGATGTCCACGCCGACGCCAGCGTCCGCGAGACCCTCGCGGAGTTCGGTCATGGCGTGAATCTGGTCGCCGCGACCGCCCTCGTCCATCGGTCCCTCGACCTGCACGGGGTAGGGTGCCGCCGCCTCGCGGAGGTCCGCGAAGTAGTCGGCCACCTCCGGTCGGTCGTAGGGCGGGCCGAACACCTCGCCGAGGACGCCGTACACGTCCACGTGGAACCGCGGCGAGTAGCCGCCTTCCTCCGTCTCGCCGCCCGACGGACCGAGTTCCTCGGTCCGTCGGGCGAGCCATTCGAGATACTCGACCAGTCGCTCGCCCTCCTCGCCGACCTTCTCGACGCTGTTGAACAGACCGTGGGGCAGGACGGGAACGCCCTTCAGAAGCATCTTCTCGGCGTTTTCCCACCGGTCGTCGCCGGACTGGCCGAACACCGGAATCGGTTCGTCGGCCGGGTCGGTGCCGAGGGCGTCGGCCAGCACGTCGGTCTCGGTCTCCCGGCGCGCGGTCGCCGCGGCGTCGAGCAGGGCCTGCGAGACGCCGTACCGAATCGCGGTGTGGAGTCGCCGGTCGTCGGTCCCACAGAGGTCCTCCACGAGTTCGGCGTTCTCGCGGAAGTTCTCGGACCGTCTCCCGACCAGCGCGTCGGCGACCGGACCCTCCACGACCGGGACGAACTCCTCGGCACGGAAGAGGGGGTCGCGGCCGCCCGCCCCGGAGTACTGGACGGCGGCGCAGTCGCCGGTCGCCACCGTGCCGTCGCCGAGTTCGAGCAGGACGCTGATGGCTTCGCCCGCCTGTCGAACCCGGTCGAACCCGGGCGTCACCGGGTCGCCGCGGTAGCCCGCGCCGTCGCGCTCCGCGCCCCGCTTGATTGCTCGCTGGTCGTCGAAGAAGAACCCCGAGACGCCCGCCACCGCCCGGACGGACTCGATGGTGGTCGCGCCGTCCGCAGTCCGAATCGGACTCACGCGCCCTCACCTCCCGGTCGGCCGATGAGTCGCCCTTCGCTTATCGCGTCCACGTCGTCGGCGACCATCTGGAAGGACCGGTCGCGGTTCTCCGCGCGCGCCCGTCGGTCGAGTCGGTCGATGTGAACGTCCTTGAGGTCCGGGTCGAGTGCGAGGTTTCCGAACTGGAGGATGCGGACCCGGCCGTCGTCGTCGCGGGCCGGGAGGACCGCGCTCTCGGCGCTCTCGCTCGGCGCGAACGGAACGTCGAGTTTGCCCGTCTCGAACGCCGCGAGGACGCCCTGCGCCACGTCCTCGTCGCCGAGTTCGAGGATGGTGTCCATCAGCGACCGGGTGGACTTCTCGATGAACTCCCGTTCTCGGCCGACGCCATCGAGTTCGATGTCCTGCTCGCGCATCATATCGATGAGCTGTCTGGTTGTGCGCAGGCCCGCGGCGTTGGCCTCCTTGGTCGGGACGCCGCCGAACTCCTGTGGCGACTTGGTGATAACTTTGTCCGGTTCCGCGATGGCGGCGGTGGCCGCGCCGAGGGCGATGACGCCGTTGGCGCGGGCCTCGTCCGGCGGGAACCCGCCCATCCACTCGTGGAAGACGGTGGTGACTGTCACCTCGTTCGGGAGGTACTCCTCGCCGAGTTCGCGGAGCGCACGGAGCGCCGCGATGTCTTGGACGAGGTTGCCGACCTGCCCGTATCCGAGCGTGATGCTCCGGACGCCCTGCGTGGCGGCCAGCATCCCCTCGACCAGTCCGACCGCGATGGCGATGGACGGCGGGACGAGTGTCCCGGTGAGGGGACCGAACGGTTCCCGGTTGATGGTGATACCGCGCTCGGTGTAGGCACCGGCGAGGCGGTCCACGTACTGCCAGTGTTCGATGGTTTCGGCGAGGTCGTGTTCCTTCGTGTAGGGGATGTTGTACGAGATGGGACCGCCCTCGAAGCTCTGGAACCCGCCAGCGAAGGTGACGGCCGCGAGCAGTCGGGCGTCGGGCGTCCCGTGGCGGACCTCGATGGGCGCGTCCACCGCCTCGATTAGTTCGCGGCACCCCTCGACGCCGTGGTTGACGGCCGGGAAGCCGTTGAGGGTGTCCTCGCCGCTCTCGCGGGCCTCTTCGAGACCCTGCTGGGCCTTCCCGTACTCGTTGTCCCGCGTGTAGGAGTCGATGGTCGTCGGGAGCAGGTCGGCTCGGCCCGCCTCTTCGAGGTGGTCCAAGAGCGCGATTTGGTCGTCGAGTCTCGGGACGCCAGCGCGGGGTTGGAGGAGCGGCCGGTCGGCGGATTCGAGGACGTGGGCGAACTGCTTGCCCGCCGGGAGCGAGTCGTGGTAGGCGACCGCTTTCTCGAAGTCTACGTCTTCGACCGACCAGTCGTCGCGTATTCGTTCGTCGATTCGTGAGAGTTCCTCTCCGGATAGTCTTGTGTCGCGTAACATGCTGAAAAAGGGGCGGCTCAGGTCGTCAGCCTCGCTCGCTCGGCTTCGGATTCGGCGATGTTCATGTCCGCCTTGAGCGCGGCGATGGCCTCCGTCGGCTTGGTCTCGGAGTCGAACACCCGGTCGAAGCCCATCTCGCGGAAGCGGTCTCTGGTCCGGTCGAAGTCGTCCTGACCCACCGCGAGGTTGCCGCCGATGTAGGTGATGGGGTCGAGACCGGCGTCTTCGATGGCCTCGTGGAACCCGCGGCAGTCCTGCTCGGCGTGACCGTACAGCGAGGAGACGAGTACCGCGTCACCCTCGTGTGCCTGTGCCGCGCTGATGAACTCCTGCTGACTGGACTGGACGCCGAGGTTGACGACCTCGAAGCCAGCAGTCGAGAGGGCCTGTTCGAGTATCGTGATTCCGACGGCGTGTGCGTCGGACCCGATAACGCCGAGGATGACTGTGGCAGACATCGCATCCAAGAAAACCAATGAACAATACTTAAAGATAATCATTGTTCATGATTAAATCCCTTTAAGGTCATTTGAGGGTGTATGTGTCCCTTCGACACAAACCACATGATTTATTGAGAAGGTTTTTGGTCCGGGTGGTCCACCGTCGCAACGATGCAAGCGCTGGACGACGTGCGCGTGTTAGACCTCACGCAGGTTCTCGCGGGACCGTACTGCACCATGCTCCTCTCGGACCTCGGGGCCGACGTAGTGAAGATAGAGCGCCCCGGCGGGGACCTCATCCGGCCGAACCCCCCGTTCGTCGGCGACGACGACGCCTACGGCGGCTACTTCCAGAGCGTCAACCGCGGCAAGCGGAGTCTGGAGATGGACCTGACCGGCGAGGACCGCGAGGACTTTCTGGCGCTGGTCGAGGACGCCGACGTGGTTGTCGAGAACTTCCGGGCCGGGACGATGGAGAAGTTCGGACTGGAGTACGAGACCCTGCGCGAGCGCAACCCGGAACTCGTCTACGCCTCCATCCGCGGGTTCGGCGACCCTCGCACGGGCGAGACCGACCGGCAGGGCCAACCCTCGTTCGACCTCATCGCCCAAGCACTCGGCGGCGTGATGGAGATTACCGGACAGGAGGACGGCCCGCCGACCAAGGTGGGACCGGGCATCGGCGACCTGTTCACCGCGACGCTGAACGCGGTCGGGATTCTGGCGGCGCTCCACCACCGCGACCGGACCGGCGAGGGCCAGTACGTCGATACCGCGATGTACGACGCCATGATTTCGATGTGCGAGCGCACCGTCTACCAGCACTCCTACACCGGCGACGTGCCCACGCGCCGGGGCAACGCCCACCCGACGCTGTTCCCGTACAACGCGTTCGAGGCGGCGGACGGCCACGTCGTGATAGCCGCGTTCGGCGACAACCACTGGCGGGCGCTCTGCGAGGCGATGGACCGGCCGGACCTCGCGGCGGAGTACCCGACGACGGCGGACCGACTCGAACACCGCGAACCCCTCCGGTCGGAAATCGCCGACTGGACCGCGACCCTCACCGCCGCCGAAATCCGTGACGCCCTCGAAGGGTCGGTCCCCTGCGCGCCGGTCCAAGACGCGGCCGACGTGTTCGAGGACCCCCACGTCCACGCTCGGGAGATGCTGGTGGACGTGGAACAACCGGGCGCGGACGAGGACGTGACCATCGCCGGGTCCCCCATCAAACTCAGCGAGACCCCGCCAAAACCGGGCGAGCGCGCGCCCCTGCTGGACGAACACCGCGAGGAACTGCTCGGAGACGGCGCGAGTCGCGCCCCGCGCGACGAGCGCGAGACGGCGGACGCCGACGACTGACCGGGAGACGGCCGACGCTCGGTGAACCGGACCACCGGAACGCGCTCGGCCGACCGACCGCCAGCAGAAGCTTCTCTGACCGGACCACAGGGGGGATGAAGGGGCCGTCCGGTCGCGTTTACGTGGTCGTCTGGCCGGGCCAGTATTCGGCGCGGGCTGTGCGGAGAGCGCCGAATATCCCGGCCAGCGACCGCGACCGGACGGGGGCTTCGAGAGGACGACACCGATTCTGCGATTCGCGGTCGCGGTCACGCCGAGACGAAGCGAGCGGGCGGGGGCTTTCTACGCCCTCGGAGAAATTTATACATTGCTTAAAACAATATCTGGTTGGCTAAAGAAATTGTATGCCGATACCACCGCCCCGAATCCCCGGAACGCTCGGGCGAACGGTAAACTCTTTTTACGGGCCGTCCCACGTTCCGGACATGGACTGGCCGCACGACCCCGACGGCGAGGAAGGGAGCGAAGGCGGACGCAAGTACGGCATGGCGATTCTCGCCAAGAAACTCGACGAGGACGAGGACTTCCCGCTGAACAAGCGGGAGTTCGCCGAGGAACACGCCGACGAACCGAT
It contains:
- a CDS encoding TIGR04282 family arsenosugar biosynthesis glycosyltransferase, coding for MTDIAVFADPPRPGLVLSTLAESSPLSEEEAADLYAATLKDTMRAAERSGGELLVNYRDEESLPDEYAGTTGQSAEAEVRALAADALEEPDETRFEVQVGSTFAARAGNTVTHLLEQEDAQSVAVVPGTAPMLTRKEIDSAAMKLRRNEVVLGPSGRGRVHYAGFTESIDFEDAYATPEVETLTNRAGDAGHEVGFLPAATRIETGADLLSLVPELNARAAAGRIVPEHTATLLREFGLRVEDGEDGPTLTRA
- the citE gene encoding L-malyl-CoA/beta-methylmalyl-CoA lyase, whose translation is MTNTRLCRTFQTAPAGVPRDDSAKYLLSGLTAEGWQAPDWLVPDLEDGTAPDCKAEALENVCDLLPEYAPDFAGEIWPRVEWGYGDEATRERGRDQIATLAESVGDHLDGVVVPKVGRLDDVRAAETAVEAAVQESGHDIELAIIVETARARSDLREIAQFGADSRLSALVFGPVDYAAELGGRDVGGSPAWPGLYEAMSNEASANDLLAIGGPFDKLYRERAGVTFYNGEAYAEYVEREARVGLDGSWSLHPNQTEQANRIHLPTDEELREAVRKIETFNEAKDEGTGAVSIDGQMVDEATLKNFENTVETVRAVHDARETQARECYDADLLDRALSVV
- the mch gene encoding 2-methylfumaryl-CoA hydratase, with the protein product MTDWTDSDTFAAALNRAETKQKGNCFEDFAEGETIEHSPGLELSRHGSELWAGQTLNYDPAYWRPSVAEERGFGEVPVHPDYLLACVMGASVEDLSEKGGYFLGRDDLRYHRPGVEPGTELRVESVVESKAESSSRPAYGIVTWETTGYDAATGERLLSYTRTNMIPRREPLATDGAGEGGTATESESADAEASSASADADLPEELLAPEGGHFEDFREALDRAEGRDAAVAYRHERGRTVDDTTVAQLPLSTLNTAKQHHNGDVMADSPSGEIVAYGDVTRSIALGHARSDERTAREVACGDERFHDFVTVGDTIYGFTRALDARETDRDGAGEVTFEHVAFNQRDEPVYSGTRTALIRKRN
- a CDS encoding methylaspartate ammonia-lyase; this translates as MSPIRTADGATTIESVRAVAGVSGFFFDDQRAIKRGAERDGAGYRGDPVTPGFDRVRQAGEAISVLLELGDGTVATGDCAAVQYSGAGGRDPLFRAEEFVPVVEGPVADALVGRRSENFRENAELVEDLCGTDDRRLHTAIRYGVSQALLDAAATARRETETDVLADALGTDPADEPIPVFGQSGDDRWENAEKMLLKGVPVLPHGLFNSVEKVGEEGERLVEYLEWLARRTEELGPSGGETEEGGYSPRFHVDVYGVLGEVFGPPYDRPEVADYFADLREAAAPYPVQVEGPMDEGGRGDQIHAMTELREGLADAGVGVDIVADEWCNTFEDVCAFVDAGAADVVQVKTPDLGGVHRSGEAVRYCEGTDTRAYLGGTCNETAESARTCAHVALATDAAQVLAKPGMGFDEGYMIVENEMRRALARRDLRNSQVIADD
- a CDS encoding methylaspartate mutase subunit E, with the translated sequence MLRDTRLSGEELSRIDERIRDDWSVEDVDFEKAVAYHDSLPAGKQFAHVLESADRPLLQPRAGVPRLDDQIALLDHLEEAGRADLLPTTIDSYTRDNEYGKAQQGLEEARESGEDTLNGFPAVNHGVEGCRELIEAVDAPIEVRHGTPDARLLAAVTFAGGFQSFEGGPISYNIPYTKEHDLAETIEHWQYVDRLAGAYTERGITINREPFGPLTGTLVPPSIAIAVGLVEGMLAATQGVRSITLGYGQVGNLVQDIAALRALRELGEEYLPNEVTVTTVFHEWMGGFPPDEARANGVIALGAATAAIAEPDKVITKSPQEFGGVPTKEANAAGLRTTRQLIDMMREQDIELDGVGREREFIEKSTRSLMDTILELGDEDVAQGVLAAFETGKLDVPFAPSESAESAVLPARDDDGRVRILQFGNLALDPDLKDVHIDRLDRRARAENRDRSFQMVADDVDAISEGRLIGRPGGEGA
- the glmS gene encoding methylaspartate mutase subunit S: MSATVILGVIGSDAHAVGITILEQALSTAGFEVVNLGVQSSQQEFISAAQAHEGDAVLVSSLYGHAEQDCRGFHEAIEDAGLDPITYIGGNLAVGQDDFDRTRDRFREMGFDRVFDSETKPTEAIAALKADMNIAESEAERARLTT
- the mct gene encoding succinyl-CoA:mesaconate CoA-transferase, translating into MQALDDVRVLDLTQVLAGPYCTMLLSDLGADVVKIERPGGDLIRPNPPFVGDDDAYGGYFQSVNRGKRSLEMDLTGEDREDFLALVEDADVVVENFRAGTMEKFGLEYETLRERNPELVYASIRGFGDPRTGETDRQGQPSFDLIAQALGGVMEITGQEDGPPTKVGPGIGDLFTATLNAVGILAALHHRDRTGEGQYVDTAMYDAMISMCERTVYQHSYTGDVPTRRGNAHPTLFPYNAFEAADGHVVIAAFGDNHWRALCEAMDRPDLAAEYPTTADRLEHREPLRSEIADWTATLTAAEIRDALEGSVPCAPVQDAADVFEDPHVHAREMLVDVEQPGADEDVTIAGSPIKLSETPPKPGERAPLLDEHREELLGDGASRAPRDERETADADD